A region of Trachemys scripta elegans isolate TJP31775 chromosome 24, CAS_Tse_1.0, whole genome shotgun sequence DNA encodes the following proteins:
- the SLAMF8 gene encoding SLAM family member 8, with the protein MVAWLVLALLLHKAPPATARATVKVTGVVGRAVTLGADVPPGFQVRDAIWRYLAPAEELVATYFRGSAETLYQSRFYGRSRLHGNLTLEISPVELGDSGTFSALLVNTRGQTETRVLHLAVYEVVSRLTLQVFTSESSRSGSVRVCEVFLTCVAAGGTNVTYSWDRTDGEVLSMDKHSLFEAGLVLWAKLDPSDRQVSYTCTAANAVSRESATIAPWEHCQREAGSEDAVYDYRNILLIALPLSVLVLAGAVFGLLLSCKRSGRQRAKPLFEASESDAAPI; encoded by the exons CCCCACCGGCCACAGCCCGTGCCACCGTGAAGGTGACAGGAGTGGTGGGGAGAGCCGTGACTTTGGGAGCCGACGTCCCCCCAGGGTTCCAAGTCAGGGATGCCATCTGGAGGTACCTGGCGCCAGCAGAAGAGCTAGTGGCCACCTACTTCAGGGGCTCAGCGGAGACCCTGTACCAATCCCGTTTCTATGGGCGGAGCCGGCTCCACGGTAACCTCACCCTGGAGATCAGTCCGGTGGAACTGGGAGATAGCGGCACCTTCTCAGCCCTGCTGGTGAACACACGAGGACAGACGGAGACGCGCGTGCTGCACCTGGCAGTCTATG AAGTGGTTTCCCGGCTGACACTGCAGGTGTTCACATCGGAGAGCAGTCGCAGTGGCTCTGTGAGGGTCTGTGAGGTGTTCCTGACCTGTGTGGCGGCTGGTGGCACCAACGTAACCTACAGCTGGGACAGGACGGATGGCGAGGTGCTGAGCATGGACAAGCACTCTCTCTTTGAGGCTGGCCTGGTCCTATGGGCTAAGCTGGACCCATCGGATAGGCAGGTGTCCTACACCTGTACTGCAGCCAACGCTGTCAGTCGGGAATCAGCTACCATCGCACCCTGGGAACACTGCCAGAGGGAAGCAG GTTCGGAAGATGCCGTGTACGACTATAGGAACATCCTGCTCATTGCTCTGCCCCTCTCTGTCCTGGTTCTGGCAGGGGCTGTCTTCGGGCTCCTTCTCTCTTGTAAGCGCTCAG GGAGGCAAAGAGCGAAACCGCTGTTCGAAGCCTCAGAGTCTGACGCGGCCCCTATCTAG